The following coding sequences are from one Capsicum annuum cultivar UCD-10X-F1 chromosome 3, UCD10Xv1.1, whole genome shotgun sequence window:
- the LOC107863438 gene encoding trehalose-phosphate phosphatase A isoform X2, with amino-acid sequence MDLKSNTSPVVTDPAPMTQSRLGIHSTLMPYSPAGPAFSPTLFLTIPRKKPGILDDVRSNTWLDAMKSSSPTHRKKSKDSTAEISANENDLAYRIWMLKYPSALSSFEQITNYAIGKRIALFLDYDGTLSPIVDDPDRAFMSSAMRAAVKNVAKYLPTAIISGRSRDKVYDFVGLAELYYAGSHGMDIMSPVRSISDDYSCLRSTDKQGKEVNLFQPASEFLPMIDEVFISLVELTKDITGAKVENNKFCVSVHYRNVDEKSWSTIGESVDELVKRYPRLRLTHGRKVLEVRPVLNWDKGKAVEFLLESLGLNNCDDVLPIYIGDDRTDEDAFKVLREGNKGYGILVSSAPKESSAFYSLRDPSEV; translated from the exons ATGGACCTGAAATCAAATACATCCCCGGTTGTCACCGATCCTGCCCCAATGACTCAGTCCAGATTGGGCATCCACTCTACTTTAATGCCATACTCTCCGGCTGGGCCAGCTTTCTCTCCTACACTCTTCCTTACTATCCCAAGGAAGAAGCCAGGAATTCTAGATGATGTTAGGTCAAACACTTGGTTGGATGCCATGAAATCGTCATCTCCTACACATAGAAAGAAAAGTAAGGATTCAACTGCTGAAATATCAGCAAATGAAAATGATCTTGCCTACCGCATCTGGATG CTCAAGTATCCCTCAGCACTTTCCTCATTTGAGCAAATCACAAATTATGCAATAGGCAAAAGAATAGCACTTTTTCTGGACTATGATGGGACTTTATCACCGATTGTAGATGATCCAGATCGAGCTTTCATGTCTAGTGCT ATGCGTGCTGCTGTGAAGAATGTGGCTAAATATCTTCCCACAGCAATTATTAGTGGGAGAAGTCGTGATAAG GTATATGACTTTGTTGGACTGGCTGAGCTTTACTACGCTGGTAGTCATGGCATGGATATAATGAGCCCTGTTCGATCCATTTCTGATGACTATAGTTGTCTTAGATCTACTGACAAGCAG GGCAAGGAAGTTAATCTTTTTCAACCTGCTAGTGAGTTCTTACCAATGATCGATGAG GTTTTTATATCTCTTGTTGAGCTCACAAAAGATATCACCGGAGCAAAGGTCGAAAACAACAAATTCTGTGTTTCCGTTCACTATCGTAACGTTGATGAGAAG AGTTGGTCAACTATTGGAGAATCTGTTGATGAGTTGGTAAAACGCTATCCTCGTCTGCGATTGACACATGGCCGGAAG GTTTTAGAAGTCAGGCCTGTGCTTAACTGGGACAAGGGGAAAGCTGTTGAGTTCTTACTTGAATCGTTGG ggtTGAATAATTGTGATGATGTTCTTCCCATATATATAGGAGATGATCGTACAGATGAAGATGCATTTAAG GTTTTGAGAGAGGGAAATAAAGGTTATGGAATCTTGGTATCCTCTGCTCCTAAAGAAAGCAGTGCATTCTACTCTTTGAGGGATCCATCTGAGGTATGA
- the LOC107863438 gene encoding trehalose-phosphate phosphatase A isoform X1, with protein MDLKSNTSPVVTDPAPMTQSRLGIHSTLMPYSPAGPAFSPTLFLTIPRKKPGILDDVRSNTWLDAMKSSSPTHRKKSKDSTAEISANENDLAYRIWMLKYPSALSSFEQITNYAIGKRIALFLDYDGTLSPIVDDPDRAFMSSAMRAAVKNVAKYLPTAIISGRSRDKVYDFVGLAELYYAGSHGMDIMSPVRSISDDYSCLRSTDKQGKEVNLFQPASEFLPMIDEVFISLVELTKDITGAKVENNKFCVSVHYRNVDEKSWSTIGESVDELVKRYPRLRLTHGRKVLEVRPVLNWDKGKAVEFLLESLGLNNCDDVLPIYIGDDRTDEDAFKVLREGNKGYGILVSSAPKESSAFYSLRDPSEVMEFLKCLVSWKKSSACNN; from the exons ATGGACCTGAAATCAAATACATCCCCGGTTGTCACCGATCCTGCCCCAATGACTCAGTCCAGATTGGGCATCCACTCTACTTTAATGCCATACTCTCCGGCTGGGCCAGCTTTCTCTCCTACACTCTTCCTTACTATCCCAAGGAAGAAGCCAGGAATTCTAGATGATGTTAGGTCAAACACTTGGTTGGATGCCATGAAATCGTCATCTCCTACACATAGAAAGAAAAGTAAGGATTCAACTGCTGAAATATCAGCAAATGAAAATGATCTTGCCTACCGCATCTGGATG CTCAAGTATCCCTCAGCACTTTCCTCATTTGAGCAAATCACAAATTATGCAATAGGCAAAAGAATAGCACTTTTTCTGGACTATGATGGGACTTTATCACCGATTGTAGATGATCCAGATCGAGCTTTCATGTCTAGTGCT ATGCGTGCTGCTGTGAAGAATGTGGCTAAATATCTTCCCACAGCAATTATTAGTGGGAGAAGTCGTGATAAG GTATATGACTTTGTTGGACTGGCTGAGCTTTACTACGCTGGTAGTCATGGCATGGATATAATGAGCCCTGTTCGATCCATTTCTGATGACTATAGTTGTCTTAGATCTACTGACAAGCAG GGCAAGGAAGTTAATCTTTTTCAACCTGCTAGTGAGTTCTTACCAATGATCGATGAG GTTTTTATATCTCTTGTTGAGCTCACAAAAGATATCACCGGAGCAAAGGTCGAAAACAACAAATTCTGTGTTTCCGTTCACTATCGTAACGTTGATGAGAAG AGTTGGTCAACTATTGGAGAATCTGTTGATGAGTTGGTAAAACGCTATCCTCGTCTGCGATTGACACATGGCCGGAAG GTTTTAGAAGTCAGGCCTGTGCTTAACTGGGACAAGGGGAAAGCTGTTGAGTTCTTACTTGAATCGTTGG ggtTGAATAATTGTGATGATGTTCTTCCCATATATATAGGAGATGATCGTACAGATGAAGATGCATTTAAG GTTTTGAGAGAGGGAAATAAAGGTTATGGAATCTTGGTATCCTCTGCTCCTAAAGAAAGCAGTGCATTCTACTCTTTGAGGGATCCATCTGAG GTGATGGAATTCCTCAAGTGCTTGGTATCATGGAAGAAGTCAAGTGCTTGTAACAATTAA